One genomic window of Aliiroseovarius sp. M344 includes the following:
- a CDS encoding orotate phosphoribosyltransferase, whose amino-acid sequence MIPSTFPTKDEIARLTARMLLEIGAVNFNTDEPFTLASGLPSPSYIDCRKLISFPRIRSTLMDFMTVEIMREAGFEAFDNIAGGETAGIPFAAMVAERLALPMTYVRKKPKGYGKNARIEGAMSEGQRVLLVEDLTTDGGSKLSFVDAIRETGATCAATAVIFYYDIFPETEKTLGDHGVQLIHLCTWWDVLAEAKAQGAFTTDTLDEVERFLNDPRAWQDARMKA is encoded by the coding sequence ATGATCCCTTCAACCTTCCCCACCAAAGACGAGATTGCCCGTCTGACCGCCCGGATGCTGTTGGAAATTGGGGCCGTCAACTTCAACACAGACGAGCCGTTTACCTTGGCCTCTGGTCTGCCCAGCCCCTCCTATATCGACTGTCGCAAGCTGATCAGCTTTCCCCGCATCCGCTCGACCTTGATGGATTTCATGACGGTCGAGATTATGCGCGAAGCGGGCTTTGAAGCTTTCGACAACATCGCAGGGGGCGAAACCGCTGGCATCCCCTTCGCGGCCATGGTCGCCGAACGTCTGGCCCTGCCGATGACCTATGTGCGCAAGAAGCCCAAAGGCTACGGCAAGAACGCCCGCATCGAAGGTGCGATGAGCGAAGGACAGCGCGTGCTGCTGGTCGAGGATCTGACCACCGATGGCGGGTCCAAGCTCAGCTTCGTGGATGCGATTCGCGAAACGGGGGCCACCTGCGCTGCCACTGCGGTGATCTTTTACTACGACATTTTCCCCGAGACGGAAAAAACCCTTGGGGATCATGGCGTTCAACTGATCCACCTGTGTACATGGTGGGATGTGCTGGCCGAAGCCAAGGCCCAAGGCGCGTTCACGACCGATACGCTGGACGAGGTCGAACGCTTCCTAAATGATCCGCGTGCGTGGCAAGACGCCCGAATGAAGGCCTGA
- a CDS encoding LysR family transcriptional regulator, producing the protein MNWAAISFDWNQVRAFMATAEEGSLSAAARVLGQTQPTLGRQVSSLENTLGITLFERVGRGLVLTPAGRNLLEHVRKMADAAVQISLVADAQTQTIDGTVRITASDIFAAHLLPPVLQHLREVAPKLNVEVVAANDIRDIQRREADIAIRHVRPEQPELYARLVQDADAHLYAAKSYIERRGRPTSKADLSHHEFVSFGDADEMIGYLAPLGIEITADNIPIGSNSGVVAWEYVQHGLGISFMSEEVGDATPGVERLLPDMDPIVFPVWLITHRDLHTSPRIRLAFDTLADYLSRPRRK; encoded by the coding sequence ATGAATTGGGCCGCTATCTCGTTTGACTGGAACCAAGTGCGTGCGTTTATGGCGACCGCCGAGGAAGGGTCATTGTCGGCTGCGGCACGGGTGCTTGGCCAGACTCAACCAACTTTGGGTCGGCAGGTCTCTAGCCTCGAAAACACCTTGGGCATCACCCTGTTCGAACGTGTAGGCCGTGGTTTGGTGCTGACGCCAGCGGGGCGCAACCTGCTGGAACACGTGCGCAAGATGGCCGATGCGGCGGTGCAGATTTCGCTGGTGGCGGACGCGCAGACCCAAACCATCGACGGCACGGTCCGCATCACGGCGTCGGACATTTTCGCGGCGCATCTGCTACCACCGGTCTTGCAACATTTGCGCGAGGTTGCCCCAAAACTGAATGTCGAAGTTGTTGCCGCCAATGATATCCGCGACATCCAGCGCCGCGAGGCCGATATCGCTATACGCCACGTGCGGCCGGAACAACCAGAGCTCTACGCGCGTCTCGTCCAGGACGCGGATGCACATCTTTATGCGGCGAAATCCTATATCGAGCGTCGGGGACGACCAACCTCAAAAGCTGATCTTTCGCACCACGAATTCGTCAGCTTCGGGGATGCGGACGAGATGATTGGCTATCTCGCACCGCTTGGCATCGAAATCACGGCTGACAATATTCCCATCGGCTCTAACAGCGGCGTGGTGGCATGGGAATATGTTCAGCATGGGCTGGGCATTTCGTTCATGTCCGAGGAAGTCGGGGACGCCACTCCCGGTGTTGAACGCCTTTTGCCGGACATGGACCCAATCGTCTTTCCGGTCTGGCTGATCACCCATCGCGATTTGCACACAAGCCCCCGTATTCGGTTGGCATTTGACACCTTGGCGGATTATCTGTCGCGCCCACGCCGCAAGTGA
- the pyrC gene encoding dihydroorotase — protein MTKTLTLHRPDDWHLHLRDGAMLAAVLPETARHFGRAIIMPNLVPPVVTRADAEAYRNRILAALPADMRFEPLMTLYLTEDTDPADVAAAAASGLVKAVKLYPAGATTNSASGVQDFDKVRPVLEKMAEIGLPLCVHGEVTDTEIDIFDREAVFIDRVLDPIRRATPDLRVVMEHITTKDGADYARAGGDTLGATITTHHLIINRNHILVGGIKPHYYCLPVAKREAHRLALRAAATSGDPTFFLGTDSAPHIDPLKENSCGCAGCFTATNTMSCLAEVFEQDGALDKLEAFTSLNGPTFYGLPVNEDTITLTKGEPVTYPAKIDSGDGPVTVFDPGFPLHWRVEV, from the coding sequence ATGACCAAAACACTGACGCTTCACCGCCCCGATGACTGGCACTTGCATTTGCGCGATGGCGCGATGCTTGCAGCCGTTTTGCCCGAAACCGCGCGCCACTTCGGTCGCGCGATCATCATGCCCAACCTCGTGCCCCCGGTGGTCACCCGCGCGGATGCGGAGGCCTATCGCAACCGAATTTTAGCCGCCTTGCCGGCTGACATGCGTTTCGAACCTTTGATGACGCTTTACCTGACCGAAGACACGGACCCGGCCGATGTCGCCGCGGCAGCCGCAAGCGGCTTGGTGAAAGCCGTGAAGCTTTATCCGGCAGGCGCGACGACAAATTCCGCTTCGGGCGTGCAGGATTTCGACAAAGTGCGTCCCGTACTTGAGAAGATGGCCGAGATTGGCCTGCCGCTTTGCGTCCACGGCGAAGTCACCGACACCGAGATCGACATCTTTGACCGCGAGGCCGTGTTCATCGACCGTGTCCTTGACCCAATCCGACGTGCGACTCCCGACCTCAGGGTGGTTATGGAACACATCACCACCAAGGACGGAGCGGATTATGCGCGTGCGGGTGGCGACACGCTGGGCGCGACGATCACCACCCACCACCTGATCATCAACCGAAACCACATTCTGGTTGGCGGGATTAAGCCACATTACTATTGCCTGCCGGTCGCAAAACGCGAGGCGCACCGCCTTGCTCTGCGCGCCGCCGCCACGTCGGGCGATCCAACCTTTTTTCTCGGCACTGACAGCGCGCCGCATATCGACCCACTGAAGGAAAACAGCTGTGGCTGTGCCGGCTGCTTTACCGCAACCAACACGATGTCCTGCCTTGCAGAGGTCTTCGAACAGGATGGCGCGCTTGACAAGCTCGAAGCCTTCACCTCGCTCAACGGCCCCACATTCTATGGCCTTCCCGTGAACGAGGACACGATCACCCTGACCAAGGGCGAACCTGTCACCTATCCCGCGAAGATCGACAGCGGCGATGGCCCCGTCACCGTGTTCGACCCCGGCTTCCCGCTTCATTGGCGGGTCGAAGTTTAA
- a CDS encoding XdhC family protein: MTGFKTAPETALNWHRTGRRVAIATVVETWGSAPCPAGSQMIVVDNGSIEGSVSGGCVEGAVVGEALDALAVGTPRLLTYGVTGEDAFAVGLACGGTIRILVQPVIGLEGNAKGLPVAFLSDLVEKRAARVPVAIEVDLRTWACRLVVADPETIMFPLGNAGIMGDRFVAVHTPPPRLILVGAVHIAQVLAPMAAAAGFEPIIMDPRSSFATRDRFPEQRVICDDTEDAIGQTGVDPQTAIVTLGHDPKIDDPAILEGVAKGAFYIGCLGSRRTHAARLDRLRKAGVADDALAKIHGPVGLDIGAEGPAEIAVSILSELVAIRHGKG, translated from the coding sequence GTGACAGGTTTCAAAACAGCCCCGGAAACAGCTTTGAATTGGCATCGCACAGGTAGGCGCGTGGCGATCGCCACGGTGGTTGAGACTTGGGGCAGCGCGCCCTGTCCGGCGGGCAGCCAAATGATCGTCGTCGATAACGGGTCAATCGAAGGCTCTGTTTCGGGCGGGTGCGTCGAAGGCGCGGTGGTTGGCGAAGCGCTGGATGCCCTTGCTGTCGGCACGCCGCGTCTGTTGACCTATGGCGTAACGGGTGAGGACGCCTTTGCCGTCGGCTTGGCTTGTGGTGGCACCATCCGCATTTTGGTCCAGCCCGTCATCGGTCTCGAGGGCAATGCGAAAGGCTTGCCCGTCGCGTTCCTGTCAGATCTTGTTGAAAAACGCGCCGCCCGCGTGCCAGTCGCCATAGAAGTTGATCTGAGGACATGGGCTTGCCGTCTCGTGGTGGCGGATCCCGAAACCATAATGTTTCCACTGGGCAACGCCGGGATTATGGGCGACCGATTTGTTGCCGTTCACACCCCGCCGCCACGCCTCATCCTTGTTGGGGCCGTGCATATCGCGCAAGTTTTGGCGCCGATGGCCGCTGCGGCTGGGTTTGAACCTATCATCATGGACCCGCGCAGCAGTTTTGCGACGCGGGACCGGTTCCCTGAGCAGCGTGTGATCTGCGATGATACTGAGGATGCCATTGGGCAAACCGGCGTTGACCCCCAAACCGCGATTGTGACTCTGGGCCATGATCCCAAGATTGATGACCCGGCAATCCTTGAAGGGGTCGCAAAGGGCGCGTTCTACATCGGGTGCCTTGGGTCGCGGCGCACCCATGCCGCGCGGTTGGATCGCTTGCGTAAGGCAGGCGTGGCCGACGACGCGTTGGCCAAAATCCATGGGCCGGTTGGTCTGGATATTGGTGCAGAAGGCCCGGCCGAGATTGCTGTCTCGATCTTGTCTGAACTGGTCGCCATCCGGCACGGGAAAGGCTGA
- a CDS encoding trimeric intracellular cation channel family protein gives METLSFLFVPLSLLATAVMAASAAIQAHRVHMDPFGATVLAIATSMGGGTLRDLFLGLTPVFWITDTRYLATAVPVALISFAFATRMSSGNGRRLKVLLQLDAIGLALFTLTGVQVALDAGISPVLAIVIGCVTGTAGGMIRDLLCNTTPSLLKEDLYATLSLIGGAVYLALLTYLGETLAAGIGFAIILVARLLVLRVKPPRDSI, from the coding sequence ATGGAAACACTGTCCTTTCTGTTCGTGCCGCTGTCACTTCTTGCGACGGCCGTCATGGCTGCATCCGCCGCAATCCAGGCCCACCGCGTTCATATGGACCCGTTCGGGGCCACTGTGCTGGCGATTGCGACATCAATGGGCGGAGGAACTCTGCGCGATCTGTTTCTGGGGCTGACACCGGTGTTCTGGATCACCGACACCCGCTATCTTGCAACTGCAGTGCCTGTGGCCCTGATCAGTTTTGCATTCGCGACGCGTATGTCATCCGGCAACGGGCGCAGGCTCAAGGTGCTTTTGCAGTTGGATGCGATCGGGCTGGCATTGTTCACACTCACCGGGGTTCAGGTTGCGCTGGATGCTGGCATTTCACCAGTGCTGGCGATTGTAATCGGCTGCGTGACGGGCACGGCGGGCGGAATGATCCGCGACCTTTTATGCAACACCACCCCCAGCCTGTTGAAAGAGGATCTCTATGCCACGCTTTCACTGATTGGTGGCGCGGTCTATCTGGCGCTTCTGACCTATCTGGGCGAGACGCTGGCCGCAGGTATTGGCTTTGCCATCATTCTTGTGGCGCGGTTGTTGGTGTTGCGCGTAAAGCCGCCACGCGACTCGATTTAA
- a CDS encoding translation initiation factor 3 has product MKNSIIALVIVVVAAVGGFVWYNNNQAKMMAEEAAVEAAETAKAAEEAAAAAAAQAEAEAAAAAAAAEEAATAAAEEAAAAAEAAATAAEEAAAAATEAATDVVEGAAEAVGDAVEGVIGENAAATELLNQATEAATDAVEGAVESATEAVTGTEATTEAATEATTEAAAEATTEAAPEALTKDGFDAAKVSEMIDGSSLGDAEKAGLKAAVEAAANNPALLDAAINQVKAALGM; this is encoded by the coding sequence ATGAAAAATAGCATTATTGCACTTGTGATCGTGGTCGTCGCCGCTGTGGGCGGTTTTGTTTGGTACAACAACAACCAAGCTAAAATGATGGCCGAAGAAGCTGCAGTGGAAGCTGCTGAAACTGCCAAGGCTGCGGAAGAAGCTGCTGCCGCTGCTGCCGCGCAAGCCGAAGCAGAAGCCGCCGCTGCTGCCGCTGCTGCTGAAGAAGCTGCCACCGCCGCTGCTGAAGAAGCTGCCGCTGCCGCAGAAGCTGCCGCGACAGCGGCCGAAGAAGCCGCTGCTGCCGCAACGGAAGCTGCGACGGATGTCGTCGAAGGCGCGGCTGAAGCTGTTGGTGACGCGGTTGAAGGCGTTATCGGCGAAAACGCTGCCGCCACTGAGCTGTTGAATCAAGCAACCGAAGCCGCAACTGATGCGGTTGAAGGTGCCGTGGAATCAGCCACCGAAGCTGTAACAGGCACAGAGGCGACCACCGAAGCGGCAACAGAGGCAACGACCGAAGCTGCAGCAGAGGCAACAACCGAAGCCGCGCCAGAAGCGCTGACCAAAGATGGTTTTGACGCTGCCAAGGTAAGCGAAATGATCGATGGATCATCGCTGGGCGATGCCGAAAAAGCTGGCCTGAAGGCCGCTGTTGAAGCTGCTGCGAACAACCCGGCCCTGCTGGACGCTGCAATCAACCAGGTAAAAGCCGCGCTGGGCATGTAA
- a CDS encoding VOC family protein, whose product MAVTGVNHITLAVANLPRSVSFYTKVLGGRLRADWDRGAYLELGSLWLCLTQSDAPIAPRTDYTHLALSCPDSEFAALSQTIRANADLWQANQSEGLSLYFLDPDGYRLELHQGDPSSRLDHYRTHPEKGVHLYA is encoded by the coding sequence ATGGCGGTCACCGGCGTCAACCACATCACGCTTGCGGTCGCCAATCTTCCAAGATCGGTTTCCTTCTACACCAAGGTTTTAGGTGGGCGTTTGCGAGCCGATTGGGATCGCGGTGCCTATCTGGAACTGGGAAGCTTGTGGCTTTGTCTGACGCAGTCCGACGCGCCCATTGCGCCAAGGACCGATTACACCCACCTTGCCCTGTCTTGCCCAGATAGCGAATTCGCAGCTCTCAGCCAGACGATCCGTGCGAACGCCGATCTTTGGCAGGCCAACCAATCAGAAGGCCTGTCGCTCTACTTTCTCGATCCCGATGGGTACCGGCTCGAACTGCATCAAGGTGACCCGAGCAGCCGCCTTGATCATTATCGGACACACCCCGAAAAAGGCGTCCACCTGTACGCCTGA
- a CDS encoding class I SAM-dependent methyltransferase: protein MITSAKFWDKIAAKYAKSSIKDVESYQYTLGRTRSYLGAQDKVLEIGAGTGSTALELASSAGHVTITDVSPEMVRIGKEKAREQGVTNVEFHVADAQVQDLTGPYDAVLAHNVLHLVEDLPATLARVHEILEPGGVFISKTFCKPTGRGPWLYYALVPLLPILQLIGKAPFVSFMTIGELESAITAHGFKIIESGSFPATELRRYIVARHVPD from the coding sequence ATGATCACATCAGCCAAATTCTGGGACAAGATTGCCGCGAAATACGCCAAGTCTTCGATCAAGGACGTGGAAAGCTATCAATATACGTTGGGCCGCACGCGGTCCTATCTGGGCGCGCAGGACAAGGTGCTGGAGATCGGCGCGGGCACAGGATCGACTGCGTTGGAGCTGGCCAGTTCGGCAGGTCATGTCACGATCACCGATGTGTCGCCCGAGATGGTCAGGATCGGAAAGGAAAAGGCGCGCGAGCAAGGGGTCACAAACGTTGAGTTTCATGTTGCCGATGCACAGGTTCAGGACCTGACCGGCCCTTATGATGCGGTGCTGGCCCACAACGTGCTTCATCTGGTCGAGGATTTACCCGCGACGCTGGCGCGGGTGCATGAGATTTTGGAACCCGGCGGGGTCTTCATCTCGAAAACCTTCTGCAAACCAACCGGTCGCGGGCCGTGGCTGTACTATGCCTTGGTTCCGTTGCTGCCAATCCTGCAATTGATTGGCAAAGCTCCGTTTGTGTCGTTCATGACGATTGGCGAGTTGGAGTCCGCAATCACAGCGCATGGCTTTAAGATCATTGAAAGCGGTAGTTTTCCGGCAACCGAGTTGCGCCGATACATTGTCGCCCGACATGTACCGGACTGA
- a CDS encoding phosphoadenosine phosphosulfate reductase yields MERTSAEVWVKQENVPEGEMSPDRSDVSTEEWLNELEDLGEERGYFEPLGSDHSAILTDDGSTLIVTFETIDDIRNTSPQQDPFGWALVRENGWSNLCILSHGQTWFRDRAVYGYFDRLIEDGFFEEFDKVIFYGAGMCGYAAAAFSVVAPEVTVIAVQPQSTLDPERADFDRRFPKARRRDFTDRYHYAPEMVEMAQDVFILFDPAIPEDAVHAGMFKGTHIHRIHCRHFGESLAKALRAMGVTQALVDQASDDTLTDVICYRGLRARHRYRPYLRRLLQTAEARGKPLLIKWLATSVTARQNAPRFQDALKRADSALASPGHRGPST; encoded by the coding sequence ATGGAACGAACAAGTGCCGAGGTTTGGGTGAAACAAGAAAACGTGCCAGAAGGCGAGATGAGCCCGGATCGTTCGGACGTATCCACAGAAGAGTGGCTGAACGAGCTGGAAGATCTTGGCGAAGAACGCGGCTATTTCGAGCCGCTGGGATCAGATCATTCTGCCATTCTGACAGATGATGGGTCTACTCTTATCGTCACATTCGAGACGATAGATGACATCCGCAACACCTCGCCGCAGCAAGACCCCTTTGGTTGGGCGCTGGTGCGGGAAAACGGCTGGTCCAACCTCTGTATATTGTCCCACGGTCAGACATGGTTCCGCGACCGCGCTGTTTATGGCTATTTCGACCGCCTGATCGAAGATGGTTTCTTTGAAGAGTTCGACAAAGTCATTTTTTATGGGGCGGGAATGTGCGGATATGCTGCTGCTGCGTTTTCAGTTGTGGCACCCGAGGTCACGGTTATTGCAGTCCAGCCCCAGTCCACCCTCGACCCCGAGCGGGCGGATTTTGACCGGAGATTTCCCAAAGCTCGCCGACGCGACTTTACGGACCGTTATCATTACGCGCCCGAAATGGTTGAGATGGCGCAAGATGTGTTCATCCTGTTTGACCCGGCCATCCCGGAAGATGCCGTGCACGCCGGGATGTTCAAAGGCACGCATATCCACCGCATTCACTGCCGACATTTCGGGGAAAGTCTGGCCAAGGCGCTGCGCGCTATGGGCGTGACCCAAGCTCTGGTGGACCAAGCGTCAGATGACACACTCACAGACGTAATCTGTTACCGTGGTTTGCGGGCACGACACCGCTACCGACCCTATCTGCGCAGGCTACTTCAAACCGCTGAGGCACGCGGGAAGCCGTTACTGATCAAGTGGTTGGCTACCTCTGTCACAGCGCGCCAAAACGCCCCGCGATTTCAAGATGCGCTAAAACGAGCGGATAGTGCTTTGGCAAGCCCCGGTCATCGGGGGCCTTCCACCTAG
- a CDS encoding replicative DNA helicase, with protein MNEISGFQQGGASGKPADEDGVQDALPHHIEAEQQLLGAILTNNDVFDRVASIINAGHFYEPVHARIWEIAASRISKNALASPVTLKAFLEDDEGLKELGGPSYLARLAGAAISSFAARDYAQMIYDLAIRRELIQLGQDISSKAQKVDISSEPKEQIVEAEQALYKLGEAGQTDSGFQSFLKAVTDAVQVANAAYQREGGLAGVSTGLSDLDTKLGGLHPSDLLILAGRPSMGKTSLATNIAFNVAKAYKKGTRPDGSEGAIDGGVVGFFSLEMSAEQLAGRILAEASEISSHKIRQGDMDEGEFRRFVNAAKDLESCPLFIDDTPALPISQLAARARRLKRTHGLDLLIIDYLQLCRGTAENRVNEIAEISMGMKAIAKELNIPVIALSQLSRQVENRDDKRPQLSDLRESGSIEQDADVVMFVFREEYYKEREKPGDHELDRMAAWQDEMSNLHGKAEVIIGKQRHGPIGTVDLSFEAQFTRFGNLVQKWQQGSDSGF; from the coding sequence ATGAACGAGATTAGCGGCTTCCAGCAGGGCGGCGCGTCGGGCAAACCGGCGGATGAGGACGGGGTGCAGGACGCCCTGCCCCACCACATCGAAGCAGAACAACAGCTTCTGGGCGCGATCCTGACCAACAATGATGTCTTTGACCGTGTCGCCTCGATCATCAACGCGGGACATTTCTATGAACCCGTGCACGCGCGTATTTGGGAAATTGCCGCCAGCCGGATCTCCAAGAATGCTCTGGCCAGTCCCGTGACCCTGAAAGCCTTTCTGGAAGACGACGAAGGTCTGAAAGAGCTCGGTGGTCCCTCCTATCTTGCGCGCCTGGCCGGCGCTGCAATTTCCAGTTTCGCGGCGCGCGACTATGCGCAAATGATCTATGACCTCGCGATCCGTCGCGAGTTGATTCAGCTTGGTCAGGACATTTCCTCCAAGGCGCAGAAAGTCGACATTTCCTCCGAGCCAAAAGAACAAATCGTAGAGGCGGAACAAGCGCTTTATAAACTCGGGGAAGCGGGCCAAACCGACAGTGGTTTTCAGAGCTTTCTGAAAGCAGTGACAGACGCCGTTCAAGTCGCTAATGCCGCCTATCAGCGTGAAGGCGGGCTGGCAGGCGTGTCGACCGGGCTGTCTGATTTGGACACCAAACTTGGCGGGCTTCACCCGTCCGACCTACTGATCCTTGCAGGTCGGCCGTCGATGGGAAAAACCTCGCTGGCCACTAACATCGCCTTCAACGTGGCGAAGGCTTATAAGAAGGGCACCCGCCCTGACGGCAGCGAAGGCGCGATTGACGGCGGCGTGGTTGGCTTCTTCTCGCTCGAAATGTCCGCAGAACAACTGGCCGGTCGTATCCTTGCCGAAGCGTCCGAAATCTCGTCCCACAAAATTCGTCAGGGCGACATGGACGAAGGCGAGTTTCGCCGTTTTGTTAATGCAGCGAAGGACTTGGAAAGCTGCCCGCTGTTCATCGACGACACGCCCGCTTTACCAATCAGCCAGCTGGCGGCCCGCGCGCGCCGTCTGAAACGGACCCATGGTCTTGACCTTTTGATCATCGATTATCTGCAGCTCTGTCGCGGTACCGCCGAGAACCGAGTGAACGAGATCGCCGAGATCTCGATGGGCATGAAAGCCATCGCCAAGGAACTGAACATCCCTGTCATTGCGCTGTCTCAGCTCAGCCGTCAGGTGGAAAACCGCGACGACAAGCGCCCGCAACTGTCGGACCTGCGTGAATCAGGCTCGATCGAGCAAGACGCTGACGTCGTGATGTTCGTGTTCCGCGAAGAGTATTACAAGGAACGTGAAAAGCCCGGCGATCACGAGCTGGACCGTATGGCCGCATGGCAAGACGAAATGTCGAACTTACACGGCAAGGCCGAGGTCATCATTGGCAAGCAACGTCACGGTCCGATCGGCACTGTCGACCTGTCGTTCGAAGCGCAATTCACCCGCTTCGGCAACCTCGTCCAGAAGTGGCAACAAGGGTCAGACAGCGGCTTCTGA
- a CDS encoding glycosyltransferase family 2 protein translates to MRITAVTCVKNEAAFLLEWLAHHKAVGFTDFLVLSNACDDGTDRMLDHLQDIGLLTHLRNDGPYDKGGIQWTGFKSADKHPLVRDADWLMTLDVDEYVNIQTGDGTLGALFHELPDADAITMTWRLFGNDGVIDYADRPITEQFIHAAPEVMTWPWRAFMFKTLYRNAGAYRKLGVHRPRAPVDGRVETTRWFDGCGRPLDQKYQRSQIFSPFNRPNYDLVQLNHYPLGAMESFVLKCDRGRVNRSDKPIAMDYWCERNWCDVEDTSIQKTAAARKSHLAQLTSDPTLANLHNAAVNWRKNRFHELMQEEANRALFGRLLMTPPARALSLNDAQKIYKFAQMQRSTDD, encoded by the coding sequence ATGCGCATCACAGCGGTTACATGTGTAAAAAACGAAGCGGCCTTCCTGTTGGAATGGCTCGCCCATCACAAAGCCGTCGGATTTACCGATTTTCTGGTGCTGTCGAATGCTTGTGACGACGGCACTGATAGAATGCTCGATCATTTGCAGGATATCGGCCTGCTGACCCACCTGCGCAACGACGGCCCCTATGATAAAGGCGGCATCCAATGGACCGGGTTTAAGAGTGCAGACAAACACCCTCTGGTGCGGGACGCGGATTGGCTGATGACGTTGGATGTCGACGAGTACGTGAACATCCAAACAGGCGATGGTACGTTGGGTGCGCTGTTCCACGAATTGCCTGACGCGGACGCAATAACGATGACGTGGCGGCTGTTCGGCAATGACGGTGTAATTGATTATGCCGACCGCCCGATCACCGAACAATTCATCCACGCAGCACCCGAGGTCATGACGTGGCCATGGCGCGCCTTTATGTTCAAGACGCTTTATCGCAATGCCGGCGCGTACCGAAAACTTGGCGTTCACCGCCCGCGCGCGCCTGTTGACGGGCGTGTAGAAACCACCCGCTGGTTTGACGGGTGCGGTCGGCCGCTAGACCAAAAATACCAGCGCAGCCAGATATTCTCGCCGTTCAACCGGCCGAACTATGATCTTGTGCAGTTAAATCACTATCCACTTGGCGCGATGGAAAGCTTCGTTCTGAAATGCGACCGCGGGCGGGTAAACCGGTCCGATAAGCCGATTGCTATGGATTACTGGTGCGAGCGGAACTGGTGCGATGTCGAGGATACCTCGATCCAGAAGACGGCAGCAGCGCGCAAGTCACACTTGGCGCAACTGACAAGCGATCCAACGCTGGCCAACCTGCATAATGCGGCCGTCAATTGGCGTAAGAATCGTTTCCACGAGTTGATGCAGGAAGAAGCCAATCGCGCCCTGTTCGGACGTCTTTTGATGACGCCGCCTGCGCGCGCACTTTCCTTGAACGATGCGCAAAAAATATACAAATTCGCGCAAATGCAACGCAGTACCGACGATTAA
- the infC gene encoding translation initiation factor IF-3 translates to MARRPHNAPPQRDTGPRINERITAAEIRLIGAEGENVGVVTPAQAMVMAQEAGLDLVEISPNAAPPVCKIMDFGKFKYEQQKRESEARKKQKTIEVKEVKFRPNTDTHDYDVKMRNVFKFLENGDKVKVTLRFRGREMAHQNLGRELLERVAEDTKDVGKVENMPKMEGRQMVMMIGPMSK, encoded by the coding sequence ATAGCTCGCAGACCTCACAACGCGCCTCCACAGCGCGACACCGGCCCTCGCATTAACGAACGCATCACGGCCGCTGAAATCCGCCTCATTGGCGCCGAAGGCGAAAACGTCGGCGTTGTCACCCCTGCTCAGGCAATGGTTATGGCACAAGAAGCAGGTCTGGACCTGGTGGAAATCTCGCCCAACGCCGCCCCGCCCGTGTGTAAAATCATGGATTTCGGCAAGTTCAAATATGAACAGCAGAAGCGGGAAAGCGAAGCGCGCAAAAAACAGAAAACCATCGAGGTCAAAGAGGTCAAGTTCCGCCCGAACACGGACACGCACGACTACGACGTGAAAATGCGAAATGTGTTCAAGTTTCTAGAGAACGGCGACAAGGTCAAAGTGACCCTGCGCTTCCGTGGCCGCGAAATGGCCCACCAAAACCTTGGTCGCGAACTGCTTGAGCGGGTCGCCGAAGACACCAAGGACGTCGGCAAGGTCGAAAACATGCCGAAAATGGAAGGCCGTCAAATGGTGATGATGATCGGCCCGATGTCCAAGTAA